DNA from Natronospira bacteriovora:
TGGCGAACCACACCCCCCATGGCGAAGGCCATGCTGCCAAGGTGAACGGGAATGTGGGCGGCCTGTGCGCAGAGGGCCCCATCCGCATCGAACAGAGCGCAGGAGAAATCCAGGCGATCACGAATGTTCGGCGAGAAGGCAGCCCGCCGCAGAACGGCACCCATCTGTTCGCAGACAGCGTTGATGCGATTGACGAAGATGGAGAGGCTGACCGGATCCATGCTCTGGCTGACCTCCCGGCGGGCTTCAGGCGCCCATGGCCGGATCACGTTCCGGCAACTGACGGACGATGTCCCATTGTTCTTCCGGGCTCAGCTCCGTCCACTGGGCGATTTCGGTGAGGCTGCGCAGGCAGCCCATGCAATGGCCATCATCGTCCATGGTGCAGACACCCACACAGGGACTGGGCGGCGGCTCGGGACTGGCCGGCATGGGGCGCGGCGTGTCGGAAGGATCGTAGCTGACCGGATCCTTGAGATAGCGGCGGGAGCTGGACTGGGACATGGACTCACTTGGGCGCTGTGACATGGATTGGATGATAACCCGCCCCCTGCCGCAATGTCAGGGGGCGGAGCAGACAGATGACGGAAGGTATCAGCCCGCAAAATTCCTGGCTGCAAATTCCCAATTGACCAGCTTCCAGAACGCCTCCATGTATTTCGGCCGCGCATTGCGGTAATCGATGTAGTAGGCATGCTCCCAGATATCGCAGGTCAGCAGCGGAGTCACACTCGGATCCGTGAGCGGGGTTTCGGCGTCATCGGTCTGCACAATGGCGAGACCACCGTCGGCCTTCTTCACCAGCCAGCCCCAGCCGGAGGCAAAATTGGCCACCGTACTGTCGGTGAATGCCTTGCGGAAGGCGTCCACGGAACCCCATTCCCTTTCGATGGCCACCTTGAGCTCACCCTCCGGGTCGCCCCCGCCATTGGGGCTCAGCGACTGCCAGTAGAAATTGTGATTCCAGACCTGGGCGGCCTGGTTGAACAGCTTGCCCGAGGCTTTTCGGATCAGGCTCTCCAGATCAAGATCGGCATCCGGCGTGTCCTTGATCAGGTCGTTGAGCGTATTCACATAGGTCTGGTGATGCTTGCCGTAGTGATATTCCAGCGTCTCCCGTGAAATATGCGGTTCCAGGGCGTCCATGGCGTAGGGCAGCTGCATCAACTCGTGGCTCACTATCAGACTCCTTCAACGTGCGTTGACTGGTTCCCGCCACCGAGTCACCTCGGCGCGAAGATAGGATGTTTGCGGATAATTCAGAAGCAACCAGCTTGTAATCTGGCTGATCTGTCCTAGGGTTTTAGGAAACCGTCCACTCCGGAGCCGGAGCGGACACGGATATTATCGCATGCCCTGTCAAGCACTGACCAAGAGGTGAATCAATGAACCCACTCAACTCCATCAAGGGTGTCTGGATCCTCGGCATCCTGCTGGCCTTCATACTGGCCGTGGCCGTGAATCTGGCCGCCGGTGCCAGCTGGCTCAACTTCCAGATGCTGGAATTCTGGCGCTGGACTCACATCATCGCCGGCATCACCTGGATTGGCCTGCTCTACTACTTCAACTTTGTGCAGATGCCGGCCGTGGCAGCGGCCGGTGCGGACTCGGGAGGGCCCGGCCCGGCGGCCATCAACCAGTACGTGGCACCCCGCGCCCTGCTCTGGTTCCGCTGGGCGGCCGTGGTGACCTGGGTCTCCGGCGCGATCTATCTGTCCATGATCCAGCAGTTTGCCAATGCCTTTTCCCTGGGCTTCGCGGGTGGCTTCGATGCCTCCTACGGTC
Protein-coding regions in this window:
- a CDS encoding DUF1289 domain-containing protein, whose translation is MSQSSSRRYLKDPVSYDPSDTPRPMPASPEPPPSPCVGVCTMDDDGHCMGCLRSLTEIAQWTELSPEEQWDIVRQLPERDPAMGA
- a CDS encoding superoxide dismutase, translating into MSHELMQLPYAMDALEPHISRETLEYHYGKHHQTYVNTLNDLIKDTPDADLDLESLIRKASGKLFNQAAQVWNHNFYWQSLSPNGGGDPEGELKVAIEREWGSVDAFRKAFTDSTVANFASGWGWLVKKADGGLAIVQTDDAETPLTDPSVTPLLTCDIWEHAYYIDYRNARPKYMEAFWKLVNWEFAARNFAG
- a CDS encoding urate hydroxylase PuuD; this encodes MNPLNSIKGVWILGILLAFILAVAVNLAAGASWLNFQMLEFWRWTHIIAGITWIGLLYYFNFVQMPAVAAAGADSGGPGPAAINQYVAPRALLWFRWAAVVTWVSGAIYLSMIQQFANAFSLGFAGGFDASYGLPMGIGVWLGTIMLINVWVLIWPNQKKVLGLVEASDEAKAKAKKIATMASRTNVVLSIPMLMFMVAARHGLVF